One window of the Bos mutus isolate GX-2022 chromosome X, NWIPB_WYAK_1.1, whole genome shotgun sequence genome contains the following:
- the LOC138986501 gene encoding uncharacterized protein, with amino-acid sequence MRPTSTRQPTPTHHPPYPTPTPEAPPALPHHPTPTPTPRHTQHPATPTRHPSYPHAEPHPTPNPIHSRPPRTPPPPPNATRPTSTRSPPHTPPAIPPPPPRGPTCPTPPPHPHPDTLHTQHPATPTRHPSHPHVEPHPHPRNPIHPMPTSNPTPTRDAPPALPPPATLHPPYLHLTPHPTPHPPYPTSHPRRPHPHYPHSHPDIPTPHLPHPTPHLTPQPPYPHPDTPPALPPPDTPPHTPPPLPPPNPDAPPHYPTKPPTPTPHLPYPHPEPHPTPDAPAAPISTLTPHPPYPTRHPTPICHPT; translated from the coding sequence ATGCGCCCTACCTCAACCCGGCAGCCCACCCCCACACACCACCCGccataccccacccccacccccgaggcCCCACCTGCCctaccccaccaccccacccccaccccgacacCCCGCCACACCCAACACCCCGCCACCCCGACCCGCCACCCATCCTACCCCCACGCcgaaccccaccccaccccaaaccccATCCACTCCCGCCCACCTCgaaccccacccccccccccaaacgCTACACGCCCTACCTCAACCCGCAGCCCACCCCACACACCACCCGCCataccaccacccccaccccgaggCCCCACCTGCCctaccccaccaccccacccccaccccgacacCCTCCACACCCAACACCCCGCCACCCCGACCCgccacccatcccacccccacgtcgaaccccacccccacccccgaaacCCCATCCACCCTATGCCCACCtcgaaccccacccccacccgcgaCGCCCCACCCGCCCTACCCCCACCCGCGACGCTCCACCCGCCCTACCTCCACCtgacaccccaccccacaccccacccgccctaccccacctcccaccccagacgCCCCCACCCGCACTACCCGCACTCCCACCCTGACATCCCGACACCCCACCTGccgcaccccaccccacacctgaCGCCCCAGCCGCCCTACCCCCACCCCGACACCCCACCTGCCCTACCTCCACCcgacaccccaccccacaccccaccccccctacccccacccaacCCCGATGCCCCACCCCACTACCCCACcaaaccccccaccccaacaccccacctgccctacccccaccccgaaccccaccccacccctgacgCCCCAGCCGCCCCTATCTCCACCCTGACACCCCACCCGCCCTACCCCACCAGACACCCCACCCCCATATGCCACCCCACTTga
- the LOC102288367 gene encoding LOW QUALITY PROTEIN: melanoma-associated antigen B16-like (The sequence of the model RefSeq protein was modified relative to this genomic sequence to represent the inferred CDS: inserted 1 base in 1 codon): MPPVRIKLSKRFQSSRRAQHQSRQASTQSQNLEVAQLSRALEETHLLPHPQMPGNSKEAPGGDKPSTPEGPQSFSASSIGITASASSKSNEVSMNQGEENSPGTSEAVPDFMNVPMDALDSKIAVLVNFLLLKYRMKEPVTKADMLQVVNNDCEVHFXEILLRASERIEMLFGLDLKEVDPTNHCYGIFITSGLTYDGMMHGEAGVPKVGILILILGVIFMKGNCATEEEVWEVLNVTGLYPGKKHFIFGEPKQLITEDFVREGYLEFRQVASADPAQSEFLWGPRAHAETTKMKVLKFIAKVHGTDPSSFPSQYEEALQDEKEKAQARISAKGLRHSKF, encoded by the exons ATGCCGCCCGTAAGAATCAAACTGTCTAAGCGTTTTCAGAGTTCACGACGTGCACAGCATCAATCCCGTCAAGCCTCCACTCAGTCCCAGAACCTGGAGGTTGCACAGCTCTCCAGGGCTCTGGAGGAGACCCATCTCCTCCCCCATCCTCAAATGCCTGGAAATTCGAAGGAGGCTCCTGGTGGTGATAAACCCAGTACTCCTGAGGGTCCTCAGAGTTTCTCTGCATCTTCCATTGGCATCACAGCCTCTGCATCCAGCAAATCAAATGAGGtctccatgaatcaaggtgagGAGAATAGTCCAG GCACTTCAGAGGCTGTGCCAGATTTCATGAATGTGCCTATGGATGCCCTAGATAGTAAAATAGCTGTGTTGGTGAATTTCCTGCTGCTCAAGTATCGAATGAAAGAGCCAGTAACAAAAGCAGATATGCTCCAGGTTGTCAATAACGATTGTGAAGTCCACT CTGAGATCCTCCTGAGAGCCTCTGAGCGCATAGAGATGCTCTTTGGCCTTGATCTGAAGGAAGTGGATCCCACCAACCACTGCTATGGCATTTTCATTACATCAGGTCTCACCTATGATGGTATGATGCACGGTGAAGCAGGCGTGCCCAAGGTCGGCATCCTGATACTTATCCTGGGTGTGATCTTCATGAAGGGCAACTGTGCCACCGAAGAAGAAGTTTGGGAAGTTCTGAATGTGACCGGGCTATATCCTGGGAAGAAGCACTTCATCTTTGGGGAGCCCAAGCAGCTCATCACCGAAGATTTCGTGAGGGAAGGATACCTAGAGTTCCGACAGGTGGCCAGCGCTGATCCTGCGCAGTCTGAGTTCCTGTGGGGCCCCAGAGCTCATGCCGAAACCACCAAGATGAAGGTCTTGAAGTTCATCGCCAAGGTTCATGGGACTGACCCAAGTTCTTTCCCATCTCAGTATGAGGAggctttgcaagatgaaaaagagaaagctcAGGCCAGAATTTCAGCCAAGGGTCTCCGCCACTCCAAGTTCTAG